In Brassica rapa cultivar Chiifu-401-42 chromosome A06, CAAS_Brap_v3.01, whole genome shotgun sequence, a single window of DNA contains:
- the LOC103873645 gene encoding uncharacterized protein LOC103873645 encodes MGSMGQKVKWSWSSALIGAASAAAATSLLSAKPKDPTFHLISIDLTSLKLNLPVLDAELMLTVHVTNPNIAAIHYSSTTMSILYDGTVLGTAEVKAGSQPARSCQLLRLPARLDGMELAHHARKFFADVAKREMKLEAKLDIEGAAKVLWWDHSFRVHVDSFVTVDPVFLDIIGQENRSQMDLLLA; translated from the coding sequence ATGGGTTCCATGGGCCAAAAGGTAAAATGGAGCTGGAGCTCAGCCTTAATCGGAGCAGCATCTGCCGCAGCAGCAACTTCTCTCCTCAGCGCCAAGCCAAAGGATCCAACTTTCCACCTTATCTCCATAGACCTAACCTCACTCAAACTCAACCTCCCAGTCCTCGACGCTGAATTAATGCTCACCGTACACGTCACAAACCCTAACATCGCAGCCATCCATTACTCCTCCACAACGATGTCGATTCTATACGACGGCACGGTCCTTGGCACGGCGGAGGTCAAAGCTGGTTCGCAGCCGGCGAGATCGTGTCAGCTTCTTAGGTTACCGGCGCGTCTCGACGGGATGGAGCTTGCGCATCACGCGCGGAAGTTCTTTGCTGACGTGGCGAAGAGGGAGATGAAGCTTGAGGCTAAGCTTGATATCGAAGGAGCGGCTAAGGTTTTGTGGTGGGACCATAGTTTTAGGGTGCACGTGGATAGTTTTGTTACTGTTGATCCGGTCTTTCTCGATATTATTGGTCAAGAGAATAGATCTCAGATGGATTTGCTTCTtgcttaa
- the LOC103873644 gene encoding ALBINO3-like protein 3, mitochondrial, giving the protein MAYRRVLLSHLSRSRHSCSSSLSPPHHVSSAPSMALGLFQSRLFSSPTDLGSGLDLGQEMIGATAASHDILTRHVISLLDSYHDLTGLPWWVVIATSTVAFRTALLPILILQRKQTKTISHFLPKLPPFWPPKGSGRSVVQQLMLFRSERKALGCPSFFWIPAYFSIQISCFFLWITSIRRMSLDHHPGFDTGGALWFQNLTEIPNGLYGPLFPFLIAGLHYTNTQITFSASSVHKVDKFAQLAKTYKIFLNFLTFALYFLAFQMPQGSLLYWSTNLSFSIAQQSIIKHPVVSAKLGLQGDDTVQKEAGNPILTNIEEAKLTDPSSKGRMISGHDLTPKELVALSAKYLSGGQKEKSIPLLRLALEKDPEYLQAMVILGQALYQKEQFAEAAKYLERAASKLIDACPTEVEEVDLLIVASQWAGVSNIRQGKTSEGITHLERVANMEEPDDPKSKAHYLDALVLYSSAIFNEGRREEAAKCLRRVVAYDPSFQELLKQCEEEDDSIPSADSTSTSNSTHKHS; this is encoded by the exons ATGGCATATCGTAGGGTTTTACTCTCTCACCTCAGCCGTTCACGCCACTCTTgttcctcttctctctctcctcctcacCATGTCTCCTCGGCACCGTCGATGGCGCTTGGTCTTTTCCAATCGCGGCTGTTTTCCAGTCCCACGGACCTGGGCAGTGGATTAGACTTGGGGCAGGAAATGATCGGAGCTACTGCGGCTAGCCATGATATATTGACCCGACATGTGATCTCGCTGCTTGATTCATACCACGACCTCACTGGGTTGCCCTG GTGGGTCGTGATTGCTACGTCTACGGTGGCTTTCAGAACGGCTTTGCTTCCTATCCTCATTTTGCAGCGGAAGCAAACAAAAACCATTTCACACTTCTTACCCAAGT TACCGCCTTTTTGGCCTCCAAAGGGTTCAGGAAGGAGTGTTGTACAACAGTTGATGCTCTTTCGGTCTGAAAGGAAAGCTCTCGGCTGCCCTTCCTTCTTTTGGATTCCTGCTTATTTCTCCATCCAG ATCTCATGTTTTTTCTTGTGGATAACTAGCATTAGAAGAATGTCACTTGATCATCATCCTGGCTTTGATACG GGTGGGGCTTTATGGTTCCAGAATTTGACTGAAATTCCAAACGGTCTTTATGGTCCACTTTTCCCCTTTTTGATTGCTGGTTTGCATTACACCAACACTCAG ATCACTTTTTCAGCTTCTTCAGTTCACAAAGTTGATAAATTTGCGCAATTAGCAAAA ACTTACAAgatatttttgaactttttgaCATTTGCTCTTTATTTCCTTGCATTCCAAATGCCCCAG GGAAGTCTGCTTTACTGGTCTACCAATTTATCATTCAGCATAGCTCAG CAATCAATCATCAAACATCCTGTTGTAAGTGCTAAGTTGGGTCTACAAGGAGATGACACTGTGCAGAAAGAGGCCGGAAACCCTATACTAACAAATATAGAAGAAGCAAAACTCACTGATCCATCTTCGAAAGGACGCATGATCTCGGGGCATGATTTAACCCCTAAGGAGCTGGTTGCT CTTTCTGCCAAATACTTATCTGGAGGGCAAAAGGAAAAATCAATTCCTCTATTAAG aTTGGCATTAGAAAAAGATCCTGAATATCTTCAAGCTATGGTTATTCTTGGTCAGGCTTTATATCAGAAAGAACAGTTTGCTGAAGCTGCAAAATACTTAGAGCGGGCTGCTTCAAAG CTGATTGATGCCTGTCCAACAGAAGTTGAAGAAGTCGATCTTTTGATTGTTGCATCACAATGGGCAGGTGTCTCCAATATACGCCAG GGGAAGACATCAGAGGGAATTACACACCTTGAAAGAGTAGCGAACATGGAAGAGCCTGATGATCCCAAGAGCAAAGCTCATTACTTAGACGCATTGGTGCTctactcaag TGCTATTTTCAACGAAGGAAGGAGAGAGGAAGCAGCAAAGTGTTTGAGAAGAGTCGTGGCTTATGATCCATCGTTCCAAGAATTATTGAAACAATGCGAGGAAGAGGATGATAGCATTCCCAGTGCCGATTCCACTTCTACATCTAACTCTACACACAAACATTCAtaa